The genomic region TCCGGTGGCTCCAGCACCACCGGCATGCGCTCGTGCAACGGGCGCAGGGTTTCGTTCGCCGCCGTGGTCAGCACGGTGAAGGTCCGCAGCACCTCGCCGTCCTGCCCGCGCCAGCCCTCCCAAAGTCCGGCCAGCGCCATCGGCTGGCCATCCTCCCGCGCCACCGCGTGGGGAATTTTCGCGCGCCCGGCGGCCTGCCATTCGTAGAAGGCGTCGATCGGCACCAGGCAGCGGCGGCGGACGAAGGCGTCGCGGAACATCGGCGTGGTGGCGGCGGTCTCGCTGCGCGCATTGATCGGCTGACGGGTCGCCTTGGGGTCGCGCACCCAGTTCGGCACCAGGCCCCAGCGCAGCAGGTCGAGGTGCCGCGCCCCGCTCTGCGGATGCAGCCGCACCACCGGCGCGAGCCGGGTCGGCGCCACGTTCCAACTCGGTGCGAACTCCGGCGGGGGATTCACCGTGCCGAAGATCTGCCGTATCTCTTCCGGCGACCGGAAGGCCGCGTAGCGCCCGCACATCCCAGGATCATCGGGACGCGTGGCCCGGCTTTCAACCCGCGGCCGCCATGATAGGGTCGGCGCGCCCGTGCCCGGGGGAGGGATCATGCGCCTGACCACGTTCCTGTTCGGCCTGCTGACCCTGCTGCTGCCGCTGGCCGCGCCGGCGCAGGAGCGCGTCGTCAATGTCTACAACTGGACCGACTACATCGATCCGTACGCGATCGACCGATTCCAGCGCGAGACCGGGATCAAGGTCCGCTACGACGTCTACGACAGCCTGGAAACGCTGGAGGGCAAGCTGCTGGCCGGCCGCTCCGGCTACGACGTGGTGGTGCCGACCAGCGAGCCGACCTTCTCGCGGCTGATCCGCTCCGGGGCGCTGCTGCCGCTCGACCGGGCGAAGCTGCCGCATGCCGCCGGGCTCGACCCGGCGCTGATGAAGCAGGTGGAGACCTCCGATCCCGGCAACCGCTTCGGCGTCATCTATCTCTGGGGCACCGCCGGGTTCGGCTTCAACCCGGCGCGGGTGAAGGCACTGGCGCCGGACGCCCCGCTCGATTCCTGGGACCTGCTGTTCCGCCCCGAGCACGCGTCGCGGCTGGCCCGCTGCGGCATCACCCTGCTCGATTCGGCGATCGATGTGGTGCCGTCGGTGCTGCATTATCTCGGCCGCAGCCCCGACAGCACCGATCCCGCCGACCTTGCCGCGGTTGAAAAGACGCTG from Rhodovastum atsumiense harbors:
- a CDS encoding SOS response-associated peptidase, translating into MCGRYAAFRSPEEIRQIFGTVNPPPEFAPSWNVAPTRLAPVVRLHPQSGARHLDLLRWGLVPNWVRDPKATRQPINARSETAATTPMFRDAFVRRRCLVPIDAFYEWQAAGRAKIPHAVAREDGQPMALAGLWEGWRGQDGEVLRTFTVLTTAANETLRPLHERMPVVLEPPDWPVWLGEQAGDHAALLRPSEAAFRVWPVATLVNNVRNDGPHLLDPAPSLV
- a CDS encoding polyamine ABC transporter substrate-binding protein, which gives rise to MRLTTFLFGLLTLLLPLAAPAQERVVNVYNWTDYIDPYAIDRFQRETGIKVRYDVYDSLETLEGKLLAGRSGYDVVVPTSEPTFSRLIRSGALLPLDRAKLPHAAGLDPALMKQVETSDPGNRFGVIYLWGTAGFGFNPARVKALAPDAPLDSWDLLFRPEHASRLARCGITLLDSAIDVVPSVLHYLGRSPDSTDPADLAAVEKTLLGIRPYVRAFVGGGTVEQLASGETCLALSYSGDIIQAGARAREAGRGVEVRYVAPREGAQLTFDMLAIPRDAPHPQEALAFIDFLLRPEVMAGITNQVRYPNAVPASLPMVAPEIRDDPGIYPPAELRAHFFTLGPVPPEAARARSRMWARVKAGR